The window CTCTCTGTTGTTTCTATTCGTTCGGATATATCGCTTTTCGAATCGTGACGATGAATAGCGATTTCCGCTGCAGATCATCCTCACCGCTCTTACCCGTTTatctatttttcacttcaaatttATACCAACTTTGCGCGTAACAAATAGTTATTTCCATTCAGATTTGTTGAACAAATCTTTAATTCTCACGGATCTAGACATATCTATACTATACCTGCGAGTAggcacatgtatatatatatatattgcttGTATAATAACACACGAACAGACAtggttaataatatataacgtGTAGGCCCGCTGATTGTATCATGCATACGACACACGGTTGTTAGTGGGCGTTTATTTGCTGTAGAAATTCTTCTCACCATATTCGCCACGTTATCAAATTCGTACAAATATTATACCCTTGGTGCATGACGATCCCCTACGGCAAAAGGGGATTTAACATTCTTCGACGTATTTCCATATCAAACATTTCCAATGTCAAACAATTTAACTCGGTTAGATCCGTACGAGCTTTCGCAAATGATGATTACCAAGaacaaaagagagaaaaaaaaaacaacaacccataaagtgtataaaaatatttcacaaaccTGGTTTATTGTAACAGAATTCAGCGGCAAGACTCACCTGCGTATCGTAACTCTGTCGAAGAGAAGAAATGAGTATAAAGTGTCGAATAGAATGCGGATGTTGTACAGTAATTATGATATTGAAATCAGATAACAATTTCTGCGACTTCTTCTCAAATACACTTGGATTGTCTTTTTAACGTGGCAGTAGTCTAAGGTCGAGTGGACGTTTGCTTGCCATCGGGGAATTCATTCTCCCTAATGTACACACGAGACCCAGATGCACAGGTGTTTTCTGAGGTCACGTGTGCCGTTCGTGTGCTCTCAATGATGCGCTATGCGACGTAATACCCAATGATGAAATATCGCGTACATCTCCGACACTCCCGTTTAtgcctgaaatttttcaccaacttcTCGCGCATCTTTTCGCCATCTTATGCAGGATTTCAGGATATTGGATCGTCGTAATTTCTTCGCGTGACCAATTATTGTTGGCTAGCTCATCACCCTTCTATGCGGTTATACGTTACAGGCACGAGAAGGCGATCGACGTACGCGAGAAAAGCCGACTTTTTCTTTACACCCTGTATGCAAGTCGGGCGTGTGTCaatgcgtatacgtatacgcgtgTTAGGTCGCATGTGTGCGTTGCAGTGCGACGAGCTGAGTGGCGTTAATTTGGACTTCCTCCCCGTGGATGAGATTCATTCCCCGGGTATCCGGCGCAGACCCACACACCGCATTTTGACCAATTTAACGTCTACCTACCCAACCTGAATTTATATGAACACAACGGCGTATGTTCAATACGTGTTCGTCTACGCGCAGAGTACGTACATACAAACACGATCATCGTATGCAACTTACCGTCCGCATCGTGATTGCGATCATACGTCTGGGGGTAGAAAATTTATGTGCTACTCGAAGAGAGTATATATAATGTAggtgtataaatattcattgatAACGAATTTCTTTTTGTACTTATTTGCATCGTACCTATTTAAACGATATGGCAAAATCAGAACTGACCAACTTGCGTCGAGTTTTTTTATCGTCTGATATCGATGGTTGCCTATGAGTTACACATACACCGAAAATGGTCCAATGTCAGTTTATCAAGGGATTAAGAGAGTTGCTTTCTTTATATCTACCGCCTGCAACTATAATATACGCCTACGTGTATgggtatatatgtgtacgtatgCACGAAATGGATGACCGAGGGAGATCGGGAGCATTCAGCGAGTATAAGTACCCATTCAGCAATTCCTGGCCACCCACCTACACGCGTGCATAACGTACGTACTTGTATGGTGGTGTCAAACGTGAACAAATGTAATTCAGATGTCATGGTGTCACTGGATGCGGTCGAGCAGCGCTCTTTTTCCTCTTGCTGCCTCTTACAAACCCGCGGCTATAATGTAAACCCATTACCAAAGAGTTGCTGTCCAAGGGTTAAATGATCTTAATCGGTCTTAACTTCTTCTTGCCGCATACCTCCGTCGTTATTTCGAACTCGTGCCCCCCGCCCTTCTCCTTTCTATTcggcacctttttttttttctttcttccaatAATATCAAGCGCCAAATAACCTCAGTACTTGTATTACAAGAAGAGgcatattttttgtatttcaaatgattttttttattatatgtacatatctgTAATATAATTTCACCGACTTTACAAACATTAGCGTAATCAGTGTCCACGATAATGTATACACTGTAGTTATTTGCATATGTAATGTTATAATTGCTctgtataaattaataattgtaTAACTTCTCACTTTGTATGCGCCACATATAAATAACAGTATAACTACACGTAGGCATATTGTTATCGGAATTAGGAAGTCCTTCAACCCCGTTCGCAAATAATGTCTACGACACTGGGCTCCATTAACACAGGCTCTAAACATCTGTGAACCGCGCTTCCCAATATTTCATCAAGAAGAAAATGTACAAggctgtgaaaaaagaataaaatttcgtcAGAGAATTATCTGATGAAAAACCGGGTGGAGATCATTGAACAAATTTATAGTTGGATTAAGAATTCCGGGCTTTCAACGTGCTCCTTACATCggtatttacttttttcctcttttaaGTCCACACAAATTGGAAATCAGAAAACTGTTGTACTTTAGCCAGACTTATTGCGGTtatcaaataataaatatttgaactcACTTTTCGTCCGAAACAAACCGCCACAAGTAAAGCTGGAGATAGTGGGTATCTACTTGTATTTGTTGTAGGCCGTACTTGCTGAACGTGCGCAATCTGACGCATTCCAAAAATGTCTGAAATCAATACGAAAcgatcaataaaatatttgttgtttCTGACAATCAGACCGACGAAAATGTGGAGAGGTACAATAGAGAGATGCACTCCTCAAAGCGTAGAATGCATGAATTTGATCACTGCGGTCTTGTTATTAGAGTAATGCTTATTACACCATGGATtgcgtagttttttttttttttttttttatatgcaCAGAGAAGCTACCGTAATACCTCGACAACGCAAAGTGGATAATAGCTAAGTTATTTTGTCATTGTGCTCATTCTGCACAAGCTGCAACCATTAATGTATGTACCATATCTACTACAAGTTATATCATACTCCGGTATATCTTCGCGCATTACGTCACAATATAAGATTGGAGCTGTGAttatttttaggaaaattttttctctcaatcaGCGAGACAGATTGGATAGAGATTGAGAGGGATTGAAAAGTGGTTTATCGTGGTTGAAAAGACTCAGTGTCTTACTGAGAATGCTTAGATACCTTTAAGCTGATCTTTATAATTCCAGTCAGAATCGAAGCTTTGTTGAACTGAACCGAAGAGAATATCTCTATACGTTCTGAAAACaatttgtgaatatttgtCACCAGAGATGAATCTAGATGACTTGGCGTGTAGGAGGACCAATTTGATCGATATTGATGCCTTGATACACTGACGCTGAAATAAGCATTAATAGTTAATGATTTCGTAACAATTGCACCTACTAATTTTATTATGAATTCTCTAACCTCTCGTGTTTACTTTTCTAGACTCAGTACCGTACCTATGCGTCCTTCTGCTACTATCGCTGCTCCTATCAATTTGGCCGTCTGAATCATCATACAAGGCGGAAACTTGCAGCTCGATTGCCGTCACGTCTTCGACTACTCTCTTCATCACAGCCCTGACAGTTCTGGGTTCAATGGTATGTAGCCAATCTCGTGTCTCTACTGACTTTCTCAACATTTGTGAAACAGATAATCCCTGAAGTCGCACGTAATGATTTAGTAAATTTTGAGCTGCTGTTTGAAAGTTGTTACAGATTTCACTTTCTGACGTTACAAAATTTGCCAAAGATGCATGCCTTTGAATGTTGAAGAGATCGTCTGTTGTGGTTaactgtaattgaaaaatacattataATAGATCCTGAActtattatcttttttttacaatcaataTTCTTtacttattcaaaatatttggtTCCAAAACTTGCCAGATAATGTACGCTAGATTCTTTAAATTCGATGCACATTTTGCTCAGCAATAATAGTAATGTGGGGGGAAATTTAGGCACGTCAGATCCGGAACAGAATCCGCTAGCTGTGGCAGTTAGATGATGTAAAAATCCAATCACTAATCCCTCTCTAACTTCGTCAACGCAAAAGCATTGGAGGAAATGAGATTTTCCACTGAACATTAATTCAGGCTGCAGGAATACCTGCAAGTAACATTAATTCGGTCATGAAAATTTTGGTCGAATAGGCGAAAGAGTACAAATACGTTTTATTGTGAACAAAACATACATACCAATAAATCCTGCAGGACTCCTTTCACTTTTTCTATCGTAGGCATGACCAGAGAGGCCTGTAACTCTGCAAGACCTGTATCACCATCTTGACTAACTTTAGCAGCCAGCGTTTGCCTTACTTTAGCCAAAGCCTCAGTCAGATGCTGCTTCAAAGAGTGTAAATGGCTTCTGCACTGCTT is drawn from Neodiprion fabricii isolate iyNeoFabr1 chromosome 3, iyNeoFabr1.1, whole genome shotgun sequence and contains these coding sequences:
- the LOC124177967 gene encoding vacuolar protein sorting-associated protein 51 homolog; the encoded protein is MTENTSNPYNINGQHFNPDMYLEKMLKECTLKQIMDNEAEIIRDTQTLHSDMQTLVYENYNKFISATDTIRKMKNDFKKMEDSMESLSSNMDSITSFSEQISSTLQGTRQQITRLSSVHTLLKKLQFLFKLPAKLKDKMNNGNYSQAVQDYIHAQRVLNQYGNMPSFQGIQKDCEEIVEELKVKLRTQFQSRDATTKSLAESVDLLLQLKEPPESLCAEFLSNAENRLTEQLKQLKDMCENDVIEFVDMGSSGFMSDLCLIVASYKDMFVNRIPLDDTEFSDDFDSKAIVKLDTFVLNNMKNYFDLIGKRVEDVGDTAILVRALDRFYRRLHAVNTLCNETDFSTTATEIVINAGRKQCRSHLHSLKQHLTEALAKVRQTLAAKVSQDGDTGLAELQASLVMPTIEKVKGVLQDLLVFLQPELMFSGKSHFLQCFCVDEVREGLVIGFLHHLTATASGFCSGSDVPKFPPTLLLLLSKMCIEFKESSVHYLLTTTDDLFNIQRHASLANFVTSESEICNNFQTAAQNLLNHYVRLQGLSVSQMLRKSVETRDWLHTIEPRTVRAVMKRVVEDVTAIELQVSALYDDSDGQIDRSSDSSRRTHSVSVSRHQYRSNWSSYTPSHLDSSLVTNIHKLFSERIEIFSSVQFNKASILTGIIKISLKTFLECVRLRTFSKYGLQQIQVDTHYLQLYLWRFVSDENLVHFLLDEILGSAVHRCLEPVLMEPSVVDIICERG